The Zerene cesonia ecotype Mississippi chromosome 14, Zerene_cesonia_1.1, whole genome shotgun sequence genome window below encodes:
- the LOC119831988 gene encoding probable beta-hexosaminidase fdl — translation MAYFNLMRTTWGAGVLGLPLAVSQAGIILGPIMSSSLGILIIHMHLTLILSLDKALKDPRVLTKPYGMITIGMLLPTIFTTVFGVLGYWSFGTMEENVLRSLPFDDYSAMAAIGLYLVAIAFAFPIQCYPATQMIVEVVKNWHPLDEPSEKTLKTIECTARPCFVLMSFFVCYMIPIQGAFVAFVGNLCTTLLAIVFPALMELCLLYPDQYGKHKVYLIKDLIIVTFGCISFIYKLPLWTWDCINDRCVPSKATLSGKLQTLMTCNMLCGSMMLWPQPTGRVSLSSTAVPVRADLFHLQIISFPSRSVRQHVREAFEIFRDVLRRLENDTRAYEDWRAVSVRVAINESGSLDPRLRLNTDESYRFKLRPKNGTKRSLLIDVFSNSFCGTRHAFETISQLIWLDKYAGSLVMLEAASVDDAPRFKYRGLMLDTARNYFPVNDVMRTIEGMAASKLNTFHWHITDSQSFPLQLESIPHLAEYGSYGPGAIYSSDDVRTISRYARLRGIRVLLEVDLPAHVGNAWVWSSHKRVNDMIHCLDSNPWYEYCNEPPCGQLNPRSVEVYEIIERLYAEIIQLTGTDDIFHMGNDDVSQRCWVEQFNTTDPMDLWLIFTQNALQRLETAMGKLPDLIIFWATEMNKRIKLDLKDYVHKIGLQARDVTWTQKYVSGTRTVISHEDAWDLNNGHGMWYEETGGSVYNSWQRVYEHRPWGRKAIKCLEGGEATIWASTLSACALDPRIWPRAAALAERLWSDRAEGATRPVYARLDIHRSRLKSRGIQVTPLWSNWCTHNPYTC, via the exons ATGGCTTATTTCAACCTAATGCGAACAACCTGGGGCGCTGGGGTTTTGGGCTTACCCTTGGCCGTCAGCCAGGCTGGGATAATACTCGGCCCCATTATGAGCTCCTCATTGGGTATTCTTATTATTCACATGCACTTGACTTTG attttatccTTGGATAAAGCTCTGAAAGACCCAAGGGTGTTAACAAAGCCATATGGGATGATAACGATAGGCATGCTATTGCCCACGATATTCACCACAGTGTTCGGTGTTTTGGGATACTGGTCTTTTGGAACTATGGAGGAGAATGTGCTAAGATCTCTGCCGTTTGACGATTA ttcagCAATGGCAGCAATAGGATTGTATTTAGTCGCAATTGCATTTGCATTTCCCATACAATGCTACCCAGCGACACAAATGATTGTCGAGGTGGTAAAGAACTGGCATCCATTGGACGAACCTTcggaaaaaacattaaaaactattgaatgTACAGCGAGACCATGCTTCGTGCTAATGTCAT ttttcgTATGTTATATGATCCCAATCCAGGGGGCGTTTGTTGCGTTTGTTGGGAACCTTTGTACGACATTGCTGGCGATTGTTTTTCCCGCGCTTATGGAGCTTTGTCTTTTATATCCAGACCAATATGGAAAACACAAAGTGTATCTAATAAAGGATCTCATCATAGTAACTTTTGGATGCATTTCGTTTATAT ATAAGTTACCGCTGTGGACTTGGGATTGCATTAACGATAGATGTGTACCGTCGAAAGCAACTCTGTCAGGAAAACTGCAGACACTAATGACATGCAACATGCTATGTGGCTCTATGATGCTCTGGCCACAACCAACCGGTCGTGTTAGCTTATCATCAACAGCTGTGCCCGTTCGTGCTGACCTATTTCACCttcaaataatatcatttccATCGAGATCAGTACGGCAACACGTACGTGAagcttttgaaatatttagagATGTTCTACGTAGATTGGAAAATGACACCCGTGCATACGAGGATTGGAGAGCCGTTTCCGTTCGAGTCGCCATCAATGAAAGCGGCTCTCTAGATCCAAGGCTACGTCTTAATACGGATGAAAGTTATCGATTTAAATTACGACCGAAAAATGGTACCAAGAGATCTCTTCTAATAGACGTTTTTTCCAATTCATTTTGCGGTACACGTCATGCCTTTGAAACAATATCGCAACTTATCTGGTTAGACAAGTATGCAGGATCACTTGTTATGTTAGAAGCGGCCAGTGTTGATGATGCGCCTCGTTTTAAATATCGAGGATTAATGCTGGATACAGCTCGTAATTACTTTCCAGTAAATGACGTAATGAGGACTATCGAAGGAATGGCTGCAAGTAAGTTAAACACGTTTCACTGGCATATAACTGACTCCCAATCATTTCCACTACAATTAGAAAGTATTCCACATTTAGCAGAGTACGGAAGTTATGGTCCCGGAGCAATATATAGTAGTGACGACGTGAGAACTATATCACGTTATGCAAGACTTCGGGGAATACGTGTTTTATTGGAGGTAGATCTACCAGCTCACGTTGGAAATGCTTGGGTTTGGAGCTCACATAAACGTGTCAATGATATGATCCACTGTTTAGACTCGAATCCTTGGTACGAGTATTGCAATGAACCTCCTTGTGGCCAGTTGAACCCGCGAAGTGTTGaagtttatgaaattatagaaCGTTTGTATGCAGAAATAATTCAACTAACTGGCACAGATGATATCTTTCATATGGGAAACGATGACGTCTCACAACGCTGTTGGGTTGAACAGTTTAATACTACCGATCCTATGGATTTGTGGTTAATATTTACCCAAAACGCATTGCAACGTTTAGAAACAGCGATGGGAAAGTTAcctgatttaattatattctggGCAACCGAAATGAACAAACGAATAAAACTTGATTTGAAAGATTATGTGCATAAAATTGGATTGCAAGCTCGTGATGTAACTTGGACGCAAAAATATGTAAGCGGAACACGAACTGTGATATCCCACGAGGATGCTTGGGATTTAAATAATGGGCACGGAATGTGGTATGAAGAAACAGGCGGTTCAGTATATAACTCGTGGCAAAGGGTATACGAACATAGACCTTGGGGCAGAAAAGCTATTAAATGTTTAGAGGGTGGCGAAGCAACTATATGGGCTTCAACTTTAAGTGCTTGCGCGCTAGATCCAAGGATTTGGCCACGAGCAGCTGCTCTGGCTGAAAGGCTATGGTCAGATCGAGCTGAAGGTGCGACGCGACCAGTATATGCCCGATTAGACATCCATCGTTCACGACTTAAGTCACGTGGGATACAAGTTACCCCTTTATGGTCGAATTGGTGTACACATAATCCATATACATGCTAA